Proteins co-encoded in one Quercus robur chromosome 8, dhQueRobu3.1, whole genome shotgun sequence genomic window:
- the LOC126694070 gene encoding uroporphyrinogen decarboxylase 1, chloroplastic-like codes for MGFYSPTIVICPSSFFTHLASKSSFPTRPFFPPKTKCFSKKFHVACSTSPSDPILVKAARGDPVNRPPAWMMRQAGRYMAVYRKLAERYPSFRERSETTDLIVEISLQPWEAFHPDGVIIFSDILTPLPAFGVPFDIEEVRGPVIQSPIYSEEGLKSLHPIDLEKLHFVGESLRILRQEVGGNTAVLGFVGAPWTIATYIVEGGTTRTYTTIKTMCHTAPHVLRALLSHLTRAISDYIVFQVESGAHCIQIFDSWGGQLPPDMWERWSRPYIEEIVSIVKSKCPQTPLVLYINGNGGLLERMKGTGVDVIGLDWTVDMEDGRKRLGKEVSVQGNVDPACLFSPLPALTEEIERVVKCAGQRGHILNLGHGVLVGTPEEAVAHFFEVARSLKFDTLYQNQTVDSKLVV; via the exons ATGGGTTTCTATTCCCCAACCAT TGTGATTTGCCCTTCAAGCTTCTTCACACACTTGGCTTCGAAGTCTAGCTTTCCCACCAGACCTTTCTTTCCTCCTAAAACAAAATGCTTCTCAAAAAAGTTCCACGTGGCGTGCTCTACTTCTCCTTCTG aTCCTATTTTGGTTAAGGCTGCAAGAGGAGATCCTGTAAATCGACCTCCAGCATGGATGATGCGCCAGGCAGGAAGGTATATGGCTGTTTATAGAAAGCTTGCAGAGAGATATCCATCCTTTAGAGAGAGGTCAGAAACAACTGATCTCATTGTAGAAATCTCTTTGCAGCCTTGGGAAGCTTTCCATCCTGATGGAGTTATTATTTTCTCTGACATACTTACCCCTCTACCTGCCTTTGGTGTCCCATTTGACATAGAAGAAGTAAGGGGTCCTGTTATCCAGTCACCGATTTATTCTGAAGAGGGATTGAAGTCTCTGCATCCCATTGACTTAGAAAAACTTCATTTTGTGGGGGAATCCCTTAGGATATTGCGCCAGGAG GTTGGTGGGAACACTGCTGTTTTAGGTTTTGTAGGAGCACCTTGGACAATAGCTACATATATAGTGGAAGGGGGTACAACACGCACATATACAACCATAAAGACCATGTGCCATACTGCACCACATGTATTGAGGGCCCTTCTTTCTCATTTGACACGGGCAATATCAGACTACATTGTATTCCAAGTGGAATCTGGGGCTCATTGCATACAAATTTTCGACTCATGGGGTGGACAACTACCGCCTGATATGTGGGAACGCTGGTCAAGGCCTTATATTGAAGAG ATTGTAAGTATAGTGAAGAGCAAATGTCCTCAAACACCACTTGTTCTATACATTAATGGAAATGGTGGTCTTCTTGAGCGTATGAAAGGAACTGGCGTTGATGTGATTGGGCTTGACTGGACAGTGGACATGGAAGATGGAAGGAAACGATTGGGTAAGGAGGTCAGTGTACAAGGCAACGTTGACCCTGCTTGCTTATTTTCTCCTCTTCCTGCCCTGACAGAAGAAATTGAAAG GGTTGTGAAATGTGCAGGTCAAAGGGGACACATTCTAAATTTAGGACATGGCGTTCTTGTTGGGACGCCTGAAGAAGCTGTTGCACATTTTTTTGAAGTTGCAAGAAGCTTGAAGTTTGATACACTTTATCAAAATCAAACAGTAGACTCTAAATTGGTAGTTTGA